Proteins encoded in a region of the Psychromicrobium lacuslunae genome:
- a CDS encoding DeoR/GlpR family DNA-binding transcription regulator: MTAEERHRRITELLRGREQATVEEIAELCGTSTATIRRDLDLLEQRGVLKRVHGAAISLIVGGAEPGYQQRALENQRAKIRIAFAVAGLLNPQEFVFLDSGSTATQIAVALKEQPLTVMPDSLHAARELAGGRAEVILPGGTVVEQELALRGPLAEANIRSLRFDTAIITPCTFDLKTGIMGHDLADAAIKRAAIASAQRVIVACHQEKWNRPSPVVVSPAEAIDLIITDHRLSAEESELAKLAHLEVTSL; encoded by the coding sequence ATGACTGCAGAGGAACGGCATCGCCGGATCACCGAGCTACTGCGCGGGCGGGAACAGGCGACGGTAGAAGAAATTGCCGAACTGTGCGGTACCTCGACGGCCACCATAAGGCGTGATCTTGATCTGCTCGAGCAGCGCGGGGTGCTGAAAAGGGTGCATGGCGCTGCGATATCGCTGATTGTCGGCGGTGCCGAGCCGGGTTACCAACAGCGTGCGCTGGAAAACCAACGAGCCAAGATCCGGATTGCCTTTGCGGTGGCCGGTCTGCTCAACCCACAGGAATTCGTTTTTCTGGACAGTGGAAGCACCGCGACGCAGATCGCAGTGGCGCTCAAGGAGCAACCACTCACCGTCATGCCCGACTCCCTGCACGCTGCCCGCGAATTAGCCGGAGGACGTGCCGAGGTGATTTTGCCCGGCGGAACTGTGGTTGAACAGGAGCTCGCTTTACGCGGTCCGTTGGCCGAAGCCAATATTCGCTCGCTGCGTTTTGATACGGCCATCATTACGCCCTGCACCTTCGATCTGAAAACCGGCATCATGGGTCATGATCTGGCAGATGCTGCGATCAAGCGGGCCGCAATAGCCTCAGCACAACGGGTGATTGTGGCCTGCCATCAGGAGAAATGGAATCGACCGTCCCCCGTGGTGGTCAGCCCGGCCGAAGCCATTGACTTAATCATCACTGACCATCGACTCAGCGCCGAGGAATCGGAACTAGCCAAGCTCGCCCACCTGGAGGTGACTTCATTATGA
- a CDS encoding ABC transporter ATP-binding protein produces MIEATQLSKHYGTKTAVDGISFSVQPGKVTGFLGPNGAGKSTTMRMIVGLDRPNHGSVTVNGKKYAEHKNPLHQVGALLDAKAVHTSRSAYNHLRAMAATHSIPKARVDQVIEMTGLGQVAKKKAGGFSLGMGQRLGIANALLGDPQTLILDEPVNGLDPEGVLWVRNLVRYLAGEGKTVFLSSHLMSEMAQTADHLIVIGRGKIIADAPISELIAGNRANRVRVRTPQTTELTRLLAANGVTISASEAETLEVSGMESRQIAQIALDNQVLVYELSPLSASLEEAYFDLTKDEVEYHSQIDGGTATLPPAGPVATPGK; encoded by the coding sequence ATGATTGAAGCCACCCAGCTCTCCAAGCACTATGGCACCAAGACGGCCGTGGACGGGATCTCCTTTTCCGTGCAGCCCGGTAAGGTGACCGGCTTTCTAGGGCCGAACGGTGCCGGGAAGTCCACCACGATGCGGATGATCGTCGGCCTGGACCGGCCTAATCATGGCAGCGTGACGGTTAACGGCAAGAAATACGCGGAACACAAGAACCCCCTGCATCAGGTGGGTGCGCTGCTCGATGCTAAGGCGGTGCACACCTCGCGCAGTGCCTACAATCATCTGCGAGCAATGGCGGCCACGCACAGTATCCCCAAGGCTCGCGTCGATCAGGTGATTGAAATGACCGGCCTGGGTCAGGTGGCCAAGAAGAAAGCCGGCGGTTTCTCACTGGGTATGGGGCAGCGATTGGGTATCGCTAATGCGCTCTTGGGGGACCCGCAGACGCTTATCCTGGACGAGCCGGTCAACGGCTTGGATCCGGAGGGTGTGCTGTGGGTTCGTAATCTGGTACGTTACCTCGCTGGCGAAGGTAAGACGGTCTTCCTCTCCTCACATCTCATGAGCGAAATGGCACAGACCGCCGACCACCTCATTGTGATCGGCCGCGGCAAGATCATCGCGGATGCGCCGATTAGCGAATTGATTGCCGGCAACCGGGCCAACCGGGTGCGGGTGCGTACGCCGCAAACCACTGAGCTGACTCGCTTACTGGCCGCCAACGGGGTAACGATCAGCGCCAGCGAGGCCGAGACCCTCGAGGTCTCCGGGATGGAATCGCGTCAGATCGCTCAGATCGCGTTGGATAACCAGGTGCTCGTCTATGAGTTGTCACCGCTCTCGGCCTCTCTCGAGGAAGCCTACTTTGACCTCACCAAAGACGAGGTTGAATACCATTCGCAGATCGACGGTGGCACCGCGACCTTGCCGCCCGCCGGTCCAGTAGCAACTCCGGGGAAGTGA
- a CDS encoding MFS transporter codes for MSVAQELNPRPALIATMVIFAVNGLAFASWAARIPTAARVLDLSTGQMGAVLLTMALGSVIALPLAGSVASRIGTANTVRLGATISSVGGLILAYALATSSVPVTVIGLFLFGVGIGLWDVAQNVEGAAIERELHRSVMAKFHAAFSGGAFLGALLGAGLSGLNIALQWHLIGLVVVAITAIYLGTRYFLPDFAHREAVVKETQSPARNPWLEPRTLLIGLVVLGAALTEGTANDWMAKATVDGLGTSEAVGALVFAIFIASMTMMRFIGGRMIDRWGRVPVLYASLGSSLLGLLVFVFAPNLGIAIIGALLWGAGAALGFPTGMSAAADDPARAAKRVSVVSTVGYVAFIAGPPVIGFLGDHLTLRIALLAIGVVILLSILVVPAARPLKNSPSEDH; via the coding sequence ATGAGTGTTGCTCAAGAACTCAACCCGCGCCCCGCTTTGATCGCTACTATGGTGATCTTTGCCGTCAACGGACTGGCCTTCGCGAGCTGGGCGGCGCGCATCCCCACCGCAGCGCGCGTCCTGGACCTGAGTACCGGGCAGATGGGCGCGGTATTGCTGACTATGGCGCTCGGCTCGGTGATTGCGTTACCGCTGGCCGGTTCGGTCGCTTCACGCATTGGTACCGCCAACACGGTGCGGCTCGGGGCCACTATTTCCTCGGTGGGTGGGCTCATTCTGGCCTACGCCTTGGCCACCAGTTCGGTGCCGGTAACGGTCATTGGCCTTTTCCTCTTCGGTGTCGGAATTGGTTTATGGGATGTCGCACAGAACGTTGAAGGTGCGGCGATTGAACGCGAACTTCACCGCAGTGTAATGGCGAAGTTTCACGCTGCATTTTCGGGCGGTGCGTTCCTGGGTGCGCTCTTAGGTGCCGGGCTCTCCGGTTTGAACATCGCCCTGCAATGGCATCTGATTGGCTTGGTAGTGGTGGCTATCACCGCGATCTATCTTGGCACCAGATACTTTTTGCCTGATTTCGCCCATCGGGAAGCCGTGGTCAAAGAAACTCAATCACCGGCGAGGAACCCGTGGCTCGAGCCGCGCACCTTGCTCATCGGACTGGTGGTACTCGGGGCGGCGTTGACCGAAGGCACCGCCAACGACTGGATGGCGAAAGCCACTGTCGACGGCTTGGGCACCAGTGAAGCCGTGGGTGCCCTGGTTTTCGCTATCTTCATCGCTTCGATGACCATGATGCGGTTCATTGGAGGCAGAATGATTGATCGCTGGGGCCGGGTTCCTGTGCTCTACGCCAGTCTTGGCAGTTCCTTGCTCGGCTTGTTGGTGTTCGTCTTTGCGCCAAACCTTGGAATTGCCATTATCGGTGCCCTGCTCTGGGGTGCTGGTGCCGCGCTGGGCTTCCCGACCGGAATGTCGGCGGCAGCTGATGACCCGGCCCGCGCGGCCAAAAGGGTCTCGGTGGTTTCTACTGTCGGTTACGTGGCGTTCATTGCCGGCCCGCCGGTGATTGGCTTCCTCGGTGATCATCTGACCCTACGGATTGCGCTGCTCGCGATTGGTGTGGTGATCCTGCTATCCATTCTGGTGGTGCCGGCTGCTCGGCCCCTCAAGAATTCTCCCAGCGAAGACCACTAG
- a CDS encoding bifunctional phosphatase PAP2/diacylglycerol kinase family protein, translating to MRKVLRPFARADRRIVRAVSKIPAGPIDQTMRGLSAAATKGKLWFAIAGAAALVPGKPRRAALSGLLALGIASATTNLVFKTLLPRRRPAAELLPIFRFVNPQPTSSSLPSGHSASAFAFATGVATVSPTMGLALAPLAAGVAYSRVHTGAHWPSDVVIGSAIGVAAGLVVRNWFPPHEVTPETKISPITAASLEQGEGLRLVANPGSGSYTEDSIAALKRELPKLEIAELEEDKELEQVIDQALQKPGAKALAVWGGDGTVGAVAQRALAEELPLAVFPGGTFNHFARDVHSANVETVERAVQAGTALRTDIAEVSMQRAEGTETRVMLNTASVGIYPELVQRREALQQTLGKPLASIIAGLRTFAVLKPSTLKIDGKATKVWLIYLGRGRYYPRGFAPLERPVLDDGVLDIRYISARSALSRLRLLAAILTGRTEVSPVITIGTEQKLRLESVGEPFALAIDGEVIDGVHSAEFSVLPGALTVYAPPPADIE from the coding sequence ATGCGCAAAGTCCTACGCCCCTTCGCCCGAGCCGATCGTCGGATTGTCCGGGCAGTGAGCAAAATCCCAGCCGGACCGATTGACCAGACGATGCGTGGCCTCTCCGCGGCTGCAACCAAGGGGAAACTGTGGTTTGCGATTGCTGGCGCTGCTGCGCTGGTGCCAGGCAAGCCGCGTCGCGCAGCGCTGAGCGGCTTGCTGGCCTTGGGCATTGCCTCGGCGACCACCAACCTGGTGTTCAAGACCTTGTTGCCGAGGCGTCGGCCGGCTGCGGAGTTGCTGCCAATTTTCCGCTTCGTGAACCCGCAACCCACTAGTTCCTCCCTGCCCTCGGGTCACTCGGCCTCGGCCTTCGCCTTTGCCACCGGAGTAGCAACGGTCAGCCCGACGATGGGACTTGCACTCGCGCCGCTGGCCGCCGGAGTCGCCTATTCCCGCGTGCACACCGGGGCGCACTGGCCCTCCGATGTGGTGATTGGCTCGGCGATTGGGGTGGCTGCCGGATTAGTGGTGCGTAACTGGTTCCCGCCCCACGAGGTCACGCCGGAGACCAAGATTAGCCCGATCACCGCCGCCAGCTTGGAACAGGGCGAAGGACTCAGGCTCGTCGCCAACCCGGGCAGCGGCTCATATACCGAGGATTCGATCGCCGCGCTCAAGCGGGAGCTACCCAAGCTTGAGATTGCCGAGCTCGAAGAGGATAAAGAACTTGAACAAGTGATTGATCAGGCCTTGCAGAAACCGGGTGCTAAGGCGCTCGCGGTTTGGGGTGGCGACGGCACGGTGGGTGCGGTGGCGCAGCGCGCCCTTGCCGAAGAGCTACCACTCGCGGTTTTTCCCGGCGGTACTTTCAATCATTTTGCTCGGGATGTACACAGTGCCAATGTTGAAACCGTTGAGCGGGCGGTGCAAGCTGGCACAGCGCTGCGCACCGATATTGCCGAAGTGAGCATGCAGCGTGCCGAGGGCACCGAGACCCGGGTAATGCTCAATACTGCGAGTGTCGGGATCTATCCCGAGTTGGTGCAACGCCGGGAAGCTTTGCAACAAACCTTGGGTAAGCCCCTGGCCTCAATCATTGCTGGGTTGAGAACTTTTGCCGTACTGAAACCCAGCACCTTGAAAATCGATGGTAAAGCGACGAAGGTCTGGTTGATCTACCTTGGCCGTGGTCGCTACTACCCGCGGGGTTTCGCGCCATTGGAGCGACCCGTGCTGGATGACGGCGTGCTGGATATTCGCTATATTTCGGCGCGGAGTGCGCTCTCCCGGCTCAGGCTGCTGGCCGCCATTCTGACCGGACGTACCGAGGTTTCCCCGGTGATCACGATCGGAACTGAGCAAAAGCTGAGGCTGGAATCAGTTGGCGAACCATTTGCGCTGGCCATTGACGGTGAAGTGATCGACGGGGTGCACTCGGCGGAGTTCAGCGTGCTGCCCGGAGCCCTCACGGTCTATGCACCGCCGCCCGCAGACATCGAATGA